A region from the Onthophagus taurus isolate NC chromosome 8, IU_Otau_3.0, whole genome shotgun sequence genome encodes:
- the LOC111425261 gene encoding exocyst complex component 2 → MVLPPIVTGLSPNEGPPGTRVTIRGENFGQRPTDLIGLTICGHDCLLSAEWKAPSKIIAISGPGKGFGDIIVTTKLGGKGTCNVHFKGYYEHIGPMKESAVWVEEKPFHTFRHSLSASSIQIDDPLGLSDESNEKKIPEDDLNDKFPGSSGDLTSENFSPCRFLYENHHKTNFNDLQAGLLHLRRKVDGQKEGRLSFLKTNISAVLDQIDTLMVLKDKFEKDVKEYSPEPTLKFEKAIRESQREAGKLYTDLYTRGERVESTRNALNVLTRFKFLFSLPCSINRNVKKGDYDIIINDYMRVKNLFLKRDIPIFQTVLHLIEDKITEIKEKLHQKLVTMPITVEEQKKLIRYLVNLDSNFEPAWDAILFRSKYLVNRMEECYKEHKAIIADDMRKSKSPHAAKYSKYNASQDANACPQNIFYVEELSSLLSELFPDIWKLGQAYFIGELHVKVEPGHKTAFKHTVLNIMEAYCKRLRAALIPHTLDKTSDKTNYGTWSIPDIDTMAIYLPECLKYVRSAYSILFKLDLPSEALDIVLTFILDLRIHCMSIVFKKTIENVKEYDKQETWKVEISESHCGITELPLKFEQAIQQLIQSISEPVFEAEAREGLLVDNISARKEYEKQLDNLLTAFYNVLTNLVLKSPENDEDDDENQTAIVSQLIGTPTTVVYKSRGKSNIPIRERRLLMTLANCQYTSNVVLTNIVRLFTKSNYQIPHQMIKKTEENFKSLETSILENYLEQKSDPLVGTIEPSMYLGRFDWHTNFTPVDIRPYAKECINNLIHVHFEVNSVSSKLVDSILPQVVQTIAEELYRLMSCVQKFSLAGAQQALIDIGALQEFFEAYSTERAKNFFKEAIKLIPALNEQQSEIIKEVLKESRKKMRLQILCLQKS, encoded by the exons ATGGTTCTACCACCGATTGTTACGGGTTTATCCCCCAACGAGGGGCCTCCTGGAACACGCGTTACAATCCGAGGTGAAAATTTCGGTCAAAGACCCACCGATTTAATTg gatTAACAATTTGCGGGCATGATTGTTTATTATCTGCCGAATGGAAAGCCCCTAGCAAAATAATAGCCATTTCTGGTCCAGGGAAAGGTTTTGGAGATATCATTGTAACCACAAAATTAGGAGGTAAAGGTACTTGCAATGTCCATTTCAAAGGTTATTACGAACATATTGGCCCCATGAAAGAAAGCGCCGTTTGGGTGGAAGAAAAACCTTTTCACACATTTCGTCATTCCTTATCAGCAAGTAGTATCCAAATAGATGACCCATTAGGATTATCCGATGAAAGCAACGAGAAAAAAATCCCTGAAGATGACCTTAACGACAAATTCCCAGGAAGTTCTGGTGATTTAACCTCAGAAAATTTCTCACCATGTCGATTTTTATACGAAAACCATCACAAAACCAATTTTAACGACCTACAAGCTGGGTTGTTGCATTTAAGACGCAAAGTGGATGGCCAAAAAGAAGGGagattatcatttttaaagacaAACATTTCCGCTGTACTTGATCAAATAGATACATTAATGGTGCTTAAAGACAAATTCGAAAAAGACGTCAAAGAATATTCGCCTGAACCcacattaaaatttgaaaaagctATAAGAGAATCCCAAAGAGAAGCAGGGAAATTATACACAGATCTTTATACAAGAGGCGAAAGGGTCGAAAGTACAAGAAACGCGCTTAATGTCTTAACACgctttaaattcttattttccCTCCCGTGTTCGATCAacagaaacgtcaaaaaaggGGATTACGATATCATTATAAACGATTATATGAgagtgaaaaatttatttttaaagcgaGATATACCG atatttcaaaCAGTTTTACATTTAATCGAAGACAAAATAACtgaaatcaaagaaaaacttCACCAAAAATTAGTTACAATGCCTATTACTGTGGaggaacaaaaaaaacttattcgGTACTTAGTAAATTTGGACAGCAATTTTGAGCCGGCTTGGGACGCGATTTTATTTCGATCAAAGTACCTCGTAAATCGCATGGAGGAATGCTACAAAGAGCACAAAGCTATCATCGCGGACGATATGCGCAAATCGAAAAGCCCCCACGCTGCTAAATATTCCAAATACAACGCGTCTCAAGACGCTAACGCTTGCccacaaaacattttttatgtcgAGGAATTATCTTCGTTACTTTCCGAACTTTTTCCAGACATTTGGAAACTCGGCCAAGCTTATTTTATAGGCGAATTACACGTTAAAGTTGAACCAGGGCATAAAACAGCTTTTAAG caTACAGTACTAAATATAATGGAAGCTTATTGTAAAAGACTTAGAGCGGCTTTAATACCTCATACACTAGATAAAACATCGGATAAAACAAATTACGGCACATGGTCGATTCCGGATATAGATACGATGGCGATCTATCTACCGGAATGTTTAAAATACGTAAGATCGGCTTATtcgatattatttaaattggaTTTGCCAAGCGAAGCATTAGATATAGTTTTAACGTTTATATTAGATTTGCGAATTCACTGTATGAGTATAGTGTTTAAGAAAACGATCGAAAATGTGAAAGAATATGATAAACAAGAAACGTGGAAAGTTGAGATATCGGAAAGTCACTGTGGGATAACTGAATTGCCGTTGAAATTTGAACAGGCAATTCAACAGTTAATTCAGTCGATTTCCGAACCTGTTTTTGAAGCGGAAGCGAGAGAGGGACTTTTGGTTGATAATATTTCGGCTCGAAAAGAATACGAAAAACAAttagataatttattaacggctttttataatgttttaacaaatttggTTTTGAAGAGTCCTGAAAATGATGAAGACGACGATGAAAATCAAACGGCGATTGTTTCACAATTAATTGGAACGCCAACTACGGTTGTATATAAATCGCGGGGTAAAAGTAATATTCCGATTAGGGAGCGAAGATTATTGATGACCTTAGCGAATTGTCAATATACGAGTAACGTAGTTTTAACGAACATAGTTCgcttatttacaaaaagtaATTACCAAATACCGCATCAAATGATTAAAAAGAcggaagaaaattttaaatctttggAAACATCGATTTTAGAGAATTATTTAGAACAGAAAAGCGATCCGTTGGTGGGCACAATAGAACCATCTATGTATTTAGGCAGATTCGATTGGCACACAAACTTTACACCGGTTGATATACGACCATACGCTAAAGAATGTatcaacaatttaattcatGTACACTTTGAAGTAAATAGCGTTTCATCCAAATTAGTCGATAGTATTCTTCCACAAGTCGTTCAAACAATAGCCGAAGAGCTTTATAGGTTAATGAGTTGTGttcaaaaatttagtttagcaGGAGCCCAACAGGCTTTAATTGATATTGGAGCTTTACAAGAATTTTTTGAAGCTTATTCTACCGAGAg
- the LOC111425177 gene encoding PDZ domain-containing RING finger protein 4 isoform X1, translated as MDFLILKINGTDVSGFPHQDAVRAFLAAQEPIVVEIKRRTVPEDGAASDVVIPQSNFTSTAVQTDISAANWPDENILDCPEIDLEEVTLRKCSSEEKLGLTVCYSSGSDVDTCTEVYIRDIVPQSVADLDGRLRQGDQILQVNGKDVANREETESLFAENRKAVTLLISRCYNKYDDYMEPEDLECISGRTAAYQNTVIEQIIQRQAENQQSPSKNEPSPRVPPHFSADKFTLTNSLVRSKLDSINHEISELNDRMQSIQLVKTDRRKHVPPESDTEHIYETIPESSDFDILEPLYSCPYDEENPVEQWLITQENSFSPEIKDMKDSRKGKVKSKSLKSNSSGEEHENSSSAYNTGGSSNSNHLTFELACNADSKQKNIYKSTLVLCPNKPEEEPKQSNCDTKNQSKQKKPKQTKSSPTLKPTIANILSDTMYTNVANLQQTMLLQQQLFRQTLGHQSAGAECQTSNNFNQFQNSDEGHTKMEWKVKRRPDGTRYIARRPVRNRILRDRAMKITEERCGLTTEDDTLSELKIGRYWTKEERKKHVEKSKERKQRQEILQAARHLDENVETQHPKDKLVSKKTTNNIDNTAKKYKAKKVHTYDNFSTVQDVLLHGPKSVPNQNSKMIGLLSVTTV; from the exons ATGgattttttgatattgaag ATAAACGGAACGGACGTGAGCGGTTTTCCTCACCAGGACGCGGTTAGGGCATTTTTGGCCGCCCAGGAGCCTATTGTCGTCGAGATCAAGCGACGAACAGTTCCGGAAGACGGTGCTGCCAGCGACGTGGTTATACCCCAGTCAAATTTTACTTCCACCGCCGTCCAGACagacatttcggcggccaaCTGGCCTGACGAAAACATCTTAGACTGTCCGGAAATAGATCTTGAGGAGGTTACGCTTAGGAAGTGCAGCAGCGAGGAGAAACTCGGTCTCACGGTTTGTTATAGCTCTGGCTCTGACGTCGATACCTGCACGGAAGTTTATATCCGTGACATCGTGCCCCAGAGTGTTGCTGATCTTGATGGTAGACTTCGACAAGGTGACCAAATCCTACAG GTAAACGGTAAAGATGTTGCTAACCGAGAAGAAACTGAAAGCCTTTTCGCTGAAAATAGAAAAGCAGTCACCTTACTCATTAGTAGGTGCTATAATAAG TACGACGATTATATGGAGCCAGAAGACTTGGAATGCATTTCCGGGAGAACGGCGGCTTATCAAAATACAGTGATTGAGCAAATAATTCAACGGCAAGCTGAAAATCAGCAATCGCCGTCAAAAAACGAGCCGTCTCCAAGGGTTCCACCTCATTTTAGCGCTGATAAATTCACTTTAACCAATTCACTAGTGCGATCAAAATTGGATTCGATCAACCATGAAATTTCGGAGTTAAACGATAGGATGCAAAGCATCCAACTAGTAAAAACGGATAGAAGAAAACACGTCCCCCCCGAATCGGATACCGAGCACATTTACGAAACCATCCCCGAATCTTCCGATTTTGACATATTAGAACCTCTATATAGTTGCCCTTACGACGAGGAAAATCCGGTTGAACAATGGTTAATCACCCAAGAAAACTCGTTTAGTCCCGAAATAAAAGACATGAAAGATTCGAGAAAAGGAAAAGTGAAATCGAAGTCTTTAAAGAGTAATAGCAGCGGGGAAGAGCACGAAAATAGTTCGAGTGCTTATAATACCGGGGGATCGAGTAATTCTAACCACTTGACTTTTGAATTGGCCTGCAATGCCGACTCTAAACAGAAGAACATTTATAA aTCAACGCTAGTTTTATGCCCCAATAAACCAGAGGAGGAACCAAAACAATCAAATTGTGATACAAAAAACCAATCGAAACAGAAAAAACCGAAACAAACAAAGAGTTCACCAACGCTAAAACCAACAATAGCCAACATCCTCTCTGATACGATGTACACTAACGTTGCAAATTTACAACAAACCATGCTTTTACAGCAACAGCTTTTTAGGCAAACACTTGGACATCAAAGTGCTGGTGCTGAATGTCAAACTTCCAATAACTTCAATCAATTCCAAAATAGTGAT gAGGGGCATACAAAAATGGAATGGAAAGTAAAAAGAAGACCGGATGGAACTAGATATATCGCAAGAAGACCGGTTCGTAATCGAATATTACGCGATAGAGCAATGAAAATAACCGAGGAACGTTGTGGGTTAACAACGGAAGATGATACATTATCggaattaaaa ATTGGAAGATACTGGAcgaaagaagaaagaaagaagCATGTGGAAAAATCGAAAGAAAGGAAACAAAGGCAAGAAATATTGCAGGCAGCTAGGCATTTGGATGAAAATGTGGAAACGCAACACCCAAAGGATAAACTCGTTTCGAAAAAGACGactaataatattgataacaCCGCGAAAAAATATAAGGCGAAAAAAGTGCATACGTACGATAACTTCTCGACGGTTCAAGACGTATTATTACATGGCCCAAAATCCGTTCCAAATCAAAATAGTAAAATGATTGGGTTACTCTCTGTGACGACCGTTTAA
- the LOC111425177 gene encoding PDZ domain-containing RING finger protein 4 isoform X2, translating to MDFLILKINGTDVSGFPHQDAVRAFLAAQEPIVVEIKRRTVPEDGAASDVVIPQSNFTSTAVQTDISAANWPDENILDCPEIDLEEVTLRKCSSEEKLGLTVCYSSGSDVDTCTEVYIRDIVPQSVADLDGRLRQGDQILQVNGKDVANREETESLFAENRKAVTLLISRCYNKYDDYMEPEDLECISGRTAAYQNTVIEQIIQRQAENQQSPSKNEPSPRVPPHFSADKFTLTNSLVRSKLDSINHEISELNDRMQSIQLVKTDRRKHVPPESDTEHIYETIPESSDFDILEPLYSCPYDEENPVEQWLITQENSFSPEIKDMKDSRKGKVKSKSLKSNSSGEEHENSSSAYNTGGSSNSNHLTFELACNADSKQKNIYKSTLVLCPNKPEEEPKQSNCDTKNQSKQKKPKQTKSSPTLKPTIANILSDTMYTNVANLQQTMLLQQQLFRQTLGHQSAGAECQTSNNFNQFQNSDEGHTKMEWKVKRRPDGTRYIARRPVRNRILRDRAMKITEERCGLTTEDDTLSELK from the exons ATGgattttttgatattgaag ATAAACGGAACGGACGTGAGCGGTTTTCCTCACCAGGACGCGGTTAGGGCATTTTTGGCCGCCCAGGAGCCTATTGTCGTCGAGATCAAGCGACGAACAGTTCCGGAAGACGGTGCTGCCAGCGACGTGGTTATACCCCAGTCAAATTTTACTTCCACCGCCGTCCAGACagacatttcggcggccaaCTGGCCTGACGAAAACATCTTAGACTGTCCGGAAATAGATCTTGAGGAGGTTACGCTTAGGAAGTGCAGCAGCGAGGAGAAACTCGGTCTCACGGTTTGTTATAGCTCTGGCTCTGACGTCGATACCTGCACGGAAGTTTATATCCGTGACATCGTGCCCCAGAGTGTTGCTGATCTTGATGGTAGACTTCGACAAGGTGACCAAATCCTACAG GTAAACGGTAAAGATGTTGCTAACCGAGAAGAAACTGAAAGCCTTTTCGCTGAAAATAGAAAAGCAGTCACCTTACTCATTAGTAGGTGCTATAATAAG TACGACGATTATATGGAGCCAGAAGACTTGGAATGCATTTCCGGGAGAACGGCGGCTTATCAAAATACAGTGATTGAGCAAATAATTCAACGGCAAGCTGAAAATCAGCAATCGCCGTCAAAAAACGAGCCGTCTCCAAGGGTTCCACCTCATTTTAGCGCTGATAAATTCACTTTAACCAATTCACTAGTGCGATCAAAATTGGATTCGATCAACCATGAAATTTCGGAGTTAAACGATAGGATGCAAAGCATCCAACTAGTAAAAACGGATAGAAGAAAACACGTCCCCCCCGAATCGGATACCGAGCACATTTACGAAACCATCCCCGAATCTTCCGATTTTGACATATTAGAACCTCTATATAGTTGCCCTTACGACGAGGAAAATCCGGTTGAACAATGGTTAATCACCCAAGAAAACTCGTTTAGTCCCGAAATAAAAGACATGAAAGATTCGAGAAAAGGAAAAGTGAAATCGAAGTCTTTAAAGAGTAATAGCAGCGGGGAAGAGCACGAAAATAGTTCGAGTGCTTATAATACCGGGGGATCGAGTAATTCTAACCACTTGACTTTTGAATTGGCCTGCAATGCCGACTCTAAACAGAAGAACATTTATAA aTCAACGCTAGTTTTATGCCCCAATAAACCAGAGGAGGAACCAAAACAATCAAATTGTGATACAAAAAACCAATCGAAACAGAAAAAACCGAAACAAACAAAGAGTTCACCAACGCTAAAACCAACAATAGCCAACATCCTCTCTGATACGATGTACACTAACGTTGCAAATTTACAACAAACCATGCTTTTACAGCAACAGCTTTTTAGGCAAACACTTGGACATCAAAGTGCTGGTGCTGAATGTCAAACTTCCAATAACTTCAATCAATTCCAAAATAGTGAT gAGGGGCATACAAAAATGGAATGGAAAGTAAAAAGAAGACCGGATGGAACTAGATATATCGCAAGAAGACCGGTTCGTAATCGAATATTACGCGATAGAGCAATGAAAATAACCGAGGAACGTTGTGGGTTAACAACGGAAGATGATACATTATCggaattaaaa taa
- the LOC111425330 gene encoding BLOC-1-related complex subunit 6 isoform X1, translating to MESKENQENMKEPNQTIRPKSLKPEDNDDNDDDISQQMTASYSEISFKSGLSPDEPNDVLKRPVTLCDDTKGLGPLTLEGIVHIEGNMTHFVAEDLEYKIKISSPQAKNTPTHSRHPKQIGSLDVGLLNDLEIEAQHLATSVDNLTENLCGILHSISSITADNVDVYKNAVSKMSDDMDANIKSMYTMMAKAEEVTQTMKSVDAHANRVKEIKRLVDLFESYL from the exons ATGGAATCCaaagaaaatcaagaaaacATGAAAGAACCTAATCAAACTATA CGACCGAAATCGTTAAAACCCGAGGATAATGACGACAACGACGACGATATATCTCAACAAATGACGGCGTCTTACAGCGAAATTTCATTCAAATCTGGATTGAGCCCTGATGAGCCCAATGATGTGTTAAAGAGGCCGGTTACGCTGTGTGATGATACCAAAGGCTTGGGGCCACTTACTTTAGAAGGTATTGTTCATATTGAAGGGAACATGACTCATTTTGTTGCTGAAGATCttgaatataaaattaaaatatctagTCCGCAAGCAAAGAACACTCCCACACATAGCAGGCACCCTAAACAAATTGGAAGTTTGGATGTAGGACTCTTAAATGATTTAGAGATCGAAGCGCAGCATTTAGCTACATCTGTGGATAACCTTACAGAAAATTTGTGTGGTATTTTACATTCA ATATCATCAATTACTGCAGATAATGTGGATGTATACAAAAATGCTGTTTCTAAGATGTCTGATGATATGGATGctaatataaaa agCATGTATACAATGATGGCAAAAGCAGAAGAAGTGACGCAAACTATGAAGTCTGTTGATGCACATGCAAATAGAGT aaaagaaatcaAGAGATTGGTTGATTTATTTGAAAgttatttgtaa
- the LOC111425330 gene encoding BLOC-1-related complex subunit 6 isoform X2, whose translation MESKENQENMKEPNQTIRPKSLKPEDNDDNDDDISQQMTASYSEISFKSGLSPDEPNDVLKRPVTLCDDTKGLGPLTLEDLEYKIKISSPQAKNTPTHSRHPKQIGSLDVGLLNDLEIEAQHLATSVDNLTENLCGILHSISSITADNVDVYKNAVSKMSDDMDANIKSMYTMMAKAEEVTQTMKSVDAHANRVKEIKRLVDLFESYL comes from the exons ATGGAATCCaaagaaaatcaagaaaacATGAAAGAACCTAATCAAACTATA CGACCGAAATCGTTAAAACCCGAGGATAATGACGACAACGACGACGATATATCTCAACAAATGACGGCGTCTTACAGCGAAATTTCATTCAAATCTGGATTGAGCCCTGATGAGCCCAATGATGTGTTAAAGAGGCCGGTTACGCTGTGTGATGATACCAAAGGCTTGGGGCCACTTACTTTAGAAG ATCttgaatataaaattaaaatatctagTCCGCAAGCAAAGAACACTCCCACACATAGCAGGCACCCTAAACAAATTGGAAGTTTGGATGTAGGACTCTTAAATGATTTAGAGATCGAAGCGCAGCATTTAGCTACATCTGTGGATAACCTTACAGAAAATTTGTGTGGTATTTTACATTCA ATATCATCAATTACTGCAGATAATGTGGATGTATACAAAAATGCTGTTTCTAAGATGTCTGATGATATGGATGctaatataaaa agCATGTATACAATGATGGCAAAAGCAGAAGAAGTGACGCAAACTATGAAGTCTGTTGATGCACATGCAAATAGAGT aaaagaaatcaAGAGATTGGTTGATTTATTTGAAAgttatttgtaa